One Candidatus Culexarchaeum yellowstonense genomic region harbors:
- a CDS encoding DUF72 domain-containing protein, which yields MQFHVGCCGFSISRKRYYGLFDVVELQETFYDPPNMDRLKALRSEAPSNFTFTLKCWQAVTHPLSSQTWRRAKHVPDKALSDRYGFLKPTREVFEAWNMVLEGAKVLDAKVIVIQTPPSFNCTDENYNNAIQFFSAASSSNIILGWEPRGDWLEKPERILDVVGRFRNVIHIVDPFRAKPALVKDKMYFRLHGIGGGEVNYRYKYTDEDLSRLKEMMMDYNVQGASEFYVMFNNVYMAEDASKFKLFISF from the coding sequence AAGGAAGAGGTATTATGGCCTATTCGATGTGGTTGAGCTTCAAGAAACATTCTACGATCCACCAAACATGGATAGGCTTAAGGCTTTGAGGTCTGAGGCTCCAAGCAACTTCACATTCACATTGAAGTGTTGGCAGGCCGTTACGCATCCACTCAGCTCCCAAACTTGGAGGAGGGCTAAACATGTTCCAGACAAAGCTCTAAGCGATAGGTATGGATTCCTAAAGCCCACAAGGGAGGTTTTTGAAGCTTGGAATATGGTTTTGGAGGGGGCTAAAGTTTTGGATGCAAAGGTCATTGTAATTCAAACGCCGCCAAGCTTCAATTGCACTGATGAAAACTACAATAATGCAATACAATTCTTCTCAGCAGCCTCATCATCAAATATAATTTTAGGTTGGGAGCCTAGGGGGGATTGGCTTGAGAAGCCTGAAAGAATATTGGATGTGGTTGGTAGGTTTAGGAATGTAATCCACATCGTAGACCCATTCAGAGCTAAACCAGCACTTGTTAAGGATAAAATGTATTTTAGGCTTCACGGTATAGGTGGAGGCGAAGTGAACTATAGGTACAAGTATACGGATGAAGATCTATCTAGGTTGAAGGAAATGATGATGGATTATAATGTTCAAGGGGCTTCAGAATTTTACGTCATGTTCAATAACGTTTACATGGCTGAAGATGCATCGAAATTCAAATTATTTATAAGTTTTTAA